From the Bdellovibrio sp. ArHS genome, one window contains:
- a CDS encoding dipeptide ABC transporter ATP-binding protein, producing MSTPLLKVENVTKSFPIYGGIFSREVASVKAVQGISFELKKGETLGLVGESGCGKSTLGRCLIRLHDTTSGKIFYNGKDITHIQGEELRDMRKKMQIIFQDPFASLNPRMTIGSILEEPLIIHDLYDSAKDRQDRIHELIDLVGLRREHLNRYPHEFSGGQRQRVGIARALAVNPELIVCDEPVSALDVSIQAQVINLLMELQQKLGLTYIFIAHDLKVVEHVSTRVAVMYLGKIVEMAEAEELYRNPKHPYTKALMSAIPVPDPRRRDERIILTGDVPSPINPPSGCHFHPRCPMAIEDCKTIVPPLELKSPDHIAACIRV from the coding sequence ATGAGCACTCCTCTTTTGAAAGTTGAAAATGTCACCAAGAGCTTTCCTATCTACGGCGGAATCTTCAGCCGCGAGGTGGCGTCAGTAAAAGCCGTTCAAGGTATTTCCTTTGAACTAAAAAAAGGTGAAACGCTAGGCCTAGTCGGTGAATCCGGTTGTGGTAAATCCACGTTGGGTCGTTGTTTGATTCGTCTTCACGACACGACCTCTGGTAAAATCTTTTACAATGGCAAAGACATCACGCACATCCAAGGCGAAGAGCTGCGTGATATGCGTAAAAAAATGCAAATCATCTTCCAAGATCCGTTTGCTTCTTTGAATCCGCGCATGACCATCGGTTCAATTCTGGAAGAGCCTTTGATCATTCATGATCTTTATGACTCTGCCAAAGACCGTCAGGATCGTATTCATGAGTTGATTGATCTGGTCGGCCTTCGTCGCGAACACTTAAATCGTTACCCGCATGAATTCTCGGGCGGTCAACGTCAGCGTGTGGGTATCGCCCGTGCTTTGGCAGTGAACCCTGAATTGATCGTTTGTGACGAGCCCGTATCGGCCTTGGACGTTTCTATCCAGGCCCAGGTCATCAATCTCTTGATGGAGCTTCAACAAAAGCTCGGCCTTACTTATATTTTCATTGCGCACGATTTGAAGGTTGTTGAACACGTTTCTACTCGCGTGGCCGTGATGTATTTGGGAAAAATCGTTGAAATGGCTGAAGCTGAAGAGCTTTACCGCAATCCGAAGCACCCCTATACTAAGGCCCTGATGTCAGCGATTCCGGTTCCAGATCCTCGTCGTCGTGACGAACGTATCATTTTGACTGGGGACGTTCCATCACCTATCAATCCACCATCGGGCTGCCATTTCCATCCTCGCTGTCCTATGGCGATTGAGGATTGCAAGACTATCGTCCCGCCTTTGGAGCTAAAATCTCCAGATCACATCGCAGCCTGCATTCGCGTATAA
- a CDS encoding ABC transporter ATP-binding protein, which yields MSDILLEVQNLKTRFKTDDGSFFAVDDVSFNVKKGQTLGIVGESGCGKSVTSLSIMRLIQKPGQIESGKIVFKGKNLLDMSDSQMREIRGNEIAMIFQEPMTSLNPVYTIGDQIEEAILLHQKDLNKQQARERAIDMLRIVGIPAPEKRFHEFPHQLSGGMRQRVMIAMAISCNPELLIADEPTTALDVTIQAQILDLMRKLQKDFNAGMILITHDLGVVAEMCQEVAVMYAGRVVEFGTVEDIFYRPKHPYTKGLLDSIPHFETGQKLDQLKTIKGMVPSLYNLPKGCRFADRCPYAQADCRESYPSLENLRGIHKVACYHPLTEEVK from the coding sequence GTGAGTGATATTCTTTTAGAGGTTCAAAATCTTAAGACGCGCTTTAAAACCGACGATGGTTCTTTTTTCGCTGTTGACGACGTCAGCTTTAATGTGAAAAAGGGCCAAACTCTTGGAATCGTTGGAGAATCTGGCTGCGGAAAATCTGTTACATCTCTTTCAATCATGCGCCTGATTCAAAAACCAGGTCAGATTGAATCCGGAAAGATTGTTTTTAAAGGCAAGAACCTTTTGGACATGAGCGACTCCCAAATGCGCGAGATTCGCGGCAACGAAATCGCGATGATCTTCCAAGAGCCGATGACTTCCTTGAATCCAGTTTACACAATCGGTGATCAGATCGAAGAAGCAATTCTTCTTCACCAAAAAGATCTGAACAAACAGCAGGCGCGCGAACGTGCTATCGACATGCTTCGTATTGTGGGCATTCCAGCTCCTGAAAAACGCTTCCATGAATTTCCGCACCAACTTTCCGGCGGGATGAGACAGCGTGTGATGATCGCGATGGCCATCAGCTGCAATCCTGAACTTTTGATCGCCGACGAGCCAACAACGGCTTTGGATGTAACCATCCAAGCGCAGATCTTGGATCTTATGCGCAAACTACAAAAAGACTTCAATGCCGGCATGATCCTGATTACGCACGACTTGGGCGTGGTCGCAGAGATGTGCCAAGAAGTTGCCGTGATGTATGCGGGCCGCGTGGTGGAATTTGGAACTGTTGAAGATATCTTCTATCGTCCAAAACACCCGTACACCAAAGGTCTTTTAGACTCGATCCCGCACTTTGAAACCGGTCAAAAGCTTGATCAGTTAAAAACTATCAAGGGCATGGTTCCTAGCTTGTACAACCTTCCTAAAGGTTGTCGTTTTGCTGACCGCTGTCCGTATGCACAGGCTGATTGCCGCGAGTCCTATCCATCACTTGAAAACCTTCGTGGAATTCACAAAGTGGCTTGTTACCACCCTTTGACTGAAGAGGTAAAATAA